The genome window TTAAATTTGGCGGAATTTGAACTAAAGGCAAACTCTGCGCTCGATAAAAAAACTTTTTTACTCTCCTGCGTACTCGGCCTACAAAATCTTATCGGTAAAAACAGCAAATATTAAGTAAAAAAAAGATAAAATCAGCTCTTGTCGAAAGACTTCCTTGCCCGTTTGCAACCGCGCAAACGAGCTTAATACCCACAAGGAGAATCAATGAAGCACTACGAGCTTTTATTTATTTTGAAGCCTACTTTGACGGAAGAAGAAGTAAGCGCAAAAGTTGATTTCGTTAAAGAAATCCTAACCAAAAACAGCGCAAATATCGCGTCTGTGCAGTCTATGGGCACTAGAAAACTAGCCTATACCGTAAAAAAATACGAGCGCGGAACGTATTTCGTCGTGTATTTCGAGGCTCCGACCCAAGCTATCGCCGAAGTCGAGCGTATCATCAGAATCACCGAAGAGATCATCAAATTCTTAACAGTCAAATTTGAAAACAAAAAAGAGATCGCCGCTTGGGAAAAGATGAGCAAGGGCATCAAACTAAACAAAAAAGAACCGAAAGTCAAAGCAGAAGAAGCTCCAGCAGCGCAAGAATAAGGACGAAAAATGTTTAATAGAGTCGTTTTAGTAGGAAATTTAACACGAGATATCGAGCTTAGATATACGACTGCGGGCGCAGCCATAGGCAACAGCGCCATCGCCGTAACGAGAAAATTTAACGTAAACGGCGAAAAACGCGAAGAAACGTGCTTTATTGATATAACATTTTTCGGAAAACAAGCGGAAATAGCAAATCAATATCTTTCCAAAGGCTCAAAGCTTCTAGTAGAAGGCCGCTTAAAATTCGACCAGTGGACGGACAATAACGGACAAAATAGAAGCAAACACACGATCAGCGTGGAAAATATGGAGATGCTAGGCGGAGGACAACAGCAAGGCGGATATAATCAAAATAGTAATCAAGGCTATCAGCAAGGCGGTTACCAAAATAACGGCTACGGCGGCGGCTATCAAGGCGGACAAAATCAGCAAAATAGCTATGCTCAAAGCAGCGCACAAAGGCAAAATTTTAATAAACCGCAGCAACAAAAGCAACAGCCAAAAGACGAATACTACGGCGATAACGTCCGAGAAATAGATATAGATGCCGACAAATACGATGACGGCGACGAAACCATACCATTTTAATTAAGGAAAAAACGATGGCTGAAAAAAGAAAATATTCACGCAAATACTGCAAATTTACAGAGGCAAAGATAGATTTTATCGACTACAAGGACACTTCGCTTTTGAAGTACTGCTTGTCAGAGAGATTTAAAATCATGCCAAGACGCCTAACCGGCACTTCTAAAAAGTACCAAGAGATGGTAGAAAAGGCTATCAAGCGTGCTCGCCAAGCAGCTTTGATACCTTACGTAGTCGATCGCGACGACGTAGTAACTAATCCTTTTGAAGGACTATAATTTTTAAGCCCTTTTTAGGGCTTATCTTTTCTTTTCAAATTTTCTAAATTTTACACTCTTCGCTTTTCTCAGGCTCAATTCCAATACAAATATTTTTACTTAAAATAAGTATAGTGGTATTGGCACTAACGAGATTAAATTTTATAACTTAGCATCATAAACCCACACAGAAAACATCATATGCTAAATTTTAGATCGATTGATGGCACATATTTTATAAATTCATACCAAAGTAGCATATGTTGCAAGATTATGCATACGGAATGCAAGAATGTTGTTTGCAAATTTGAAGTATCGAGATCCAAGCTAATTTATATAAATAAATCAGTGCTCAAATTTTATGGGTAACCAAAAATTTATACACCCTATCCAGCCGATTTTAGATACTTATCATATTAAAAAAGAATTTCAAAACATAAAATTTATTCAAATAAATTTAAGGATATTAAAGTAGAAATTTAGCCCCGTGATCGAGGCCAAATTTAATCAAATTTTGTAGTTATTTTGCGACGAACGCATTTTTTAGAACATCTTCGATGACGTCCACAGGGATGATTTGCATATCGTTTTTGACGTCTTGCGGGATGTCGCCCAGATCTCGTTCATAGTTTTTGCGCGGTATCAGAGCGGTTTTGATGCCGGCCTTATGCGCGGCAATGAGCTTTTCTTTTAGCCCGCCGATAGGTAGCACGCGGCCGCTGAGCGTAATCTCGCCCGTCATCGCCACGTCGCTTCGCACTTTTGTATCCGTTAGGATCGAAGCAATCGCCGTCACCATCGTGATACCGGCACTCGGACCGTCTTTTGGCGTAGCACCCTCAGGTACGTGGATGTGCAGATCGTAGCGACGATACACTTCGCTAGGGCTCGGCTCTTTTTTTACGCCGTCTTTGACGTCATCAGGCAAGCCCGGGATGATTTTGGCCGGTACTTTTATCTTTTTTGCATCGATCAGTACTTTAACGAGACTAAATGCTATATACGCGCTCTCCTTCATCACGTCGCCCAAAGACCCGGTTATCTGCAGGCCGCCCTTGCCCTGTATGCGTATGGCTTCGATCTTTAGCACGTCGCCGCCCACGCTCGTCCACGCCAGCCCGTTTACTTGACCGATCTGCGGCTTTTTATCGGCGTGCTCGATCTCAAAGACCTTTTTTTCTAAAAATTCGTTCAAATTTTTAGTCGTCACGGTTATCTTTTGTGCTTCGCCCCCCAGCAGCCTTTTTGCCGCCTTTCTAAAGATATCGGCCAGTCGGCGGCGCAGGTTTCGCACCCCGCTTTCTCGTGTGTAGTCTGAGATGATGAGGCTTAGCACGTCTTTGCCTAGGGTCACTTCGCCGGGCTTTAGGCCGTGCTTTTTGAGCTCTTGGGGGATTAGATATTTTTTAGCGATCTCAAATTTTTCCTGCGGGGTGTATGAGCTAAGCTCGATAAACTCCATCCTATCGCGAAGCGCGGGCGGTATGGCGCTCACGTCGTTTGCCGTCGCGACGAAAACTACCTTACTCAGATCGATATTAAAATTTAAATAATAATCCCTAAATTTGTTATTTTGCTCAGGATCCAGGATCTCCAGCAGTACCGCCGTCGGATCGCCGCGAAAGCTCCTGCCGACCTTGTCGATCTCGTCTAGCACCACGACGGGATTCATCTGCCTTGCTTCGATTAGCCCCTGCACGATACGGCCCGGCATCGCGCCTATGTAGGTGCGGCGATGTCCGCGCAGCTCGTTTACGTCCTCAAGACCACCCAAAGCCACGCGCACTAGCTCGCGCTTTAGCGCCTTTGCGATGGAGTTTGCCAGACTCGTTTTACCAACGCCCGGAGGCCCCGCAAAGCACAAGATCGCACCGTTGTTTACCTTGCCCGCTACGCCTCGCAGTTGCAAAAGCTCGCGCAGAGCAAAATACTCCTCTATCCTATCCTTTGGCCTCTCAAGCCCGTAGTGATCGGCATTTAACTGCTTTGCAACCTCTTGCACGCTTAGTTTTTTGTTGGCCAGGTTTTCAAACGGCACCTCCACGACCCAGTCGAGGTAGCTTTGCGTCGTGTTGGCGTCGGCGGAGTCCGGATGCATGCGCGATAGTTTGTCGATTTGCTTTTTTATCTCCTTATACGCGTCCTCGCCCATAAATTTTTTCTTAGCTTCCAGCTTCTTGCGGTACTCCTCGATCTCCTCTTCGCGGCTCGTATCGGAGCCGAGCTCTTGCTGGATCTGCTTTAGCTGCTCTTTTAGAAAATACTCCTTATTTACCTTATCGATCCTTGAGTGGACTTTGTTTTTTATCTCGCGCTGAAGCTTGTTCGCCTCGATTTCCTCGATGACGTAGTCGATGAGTTTTAGTAGCTTTTGCTCCAAATTTTCCTCGATAAAAAACTCGTACGCCGTCTTTTTCTTTAGCCTTAGTGAGCTTAAAATCAGATCGCAAACGCGGCTAGGTTCGGCGCTCTCCTCTATAGTTTTTAAAAGATCGGGCGGGAAAAAGTGGCTAAGCGCGGCCAGATCTCGCACCTTTTCGCGAAGTACGGTTAGTAGCGCGTCACTTTTGGTGTTTTCGGGTCTTTTTTCATGTAGTACGTCTACGATGGCTTGCAGCGGCTTTGAGGATACTTTTGAGACTATGCGTCCCTTGCTCGTTCCTTGAAATAAAATTTTTACTCTACCGTCCGGTAGCGGTACTCGCCTCATCACGGTGCCGATGACGCCTGCGTCGTAGATAGAGTCAAATTCTCGTGCGCCTTCGTTTTGCGCTTTCGTCGGTACGACTAGGATGGGACTCTGCGAC of Campylobacter showae contains these proteins:
- the rpsF gene encoding 30S ribosomal protein S6, with the translated sequence MKHYELLFILKPTLTEEEVSAKVDFVKEILTKNSANIASVQSMGTRKLAYTVKKYERGTYFVVYFEAPTQAIAEVERIIRITEEIIKFLTVKFENKKEIAAWEKMSKGIKLNKKEPKVKAEEAPAAQE
- a CDS encoding single-stranded DNA-binding protein, giving the protein MFNRVVLVGNLTRDIELRYTTAGAAIGNSAIAVTRKFNVNGEKREETCFIDITFFGKQAEIANQYLSKGSKLLVEGRLKFDQWTDNNGQNRSKHTISVENMEMLGGGQQQGGYNQNSNQGYQQGGYQNNGYGGGYQGGQNQQNSYAQSSAQRQNFNKPQQQKQQPKDEYYGDNVREIDIDADKYDDGDETIPF
- the rpsR gene encoding 30S ribosomal protein S18, whose product is MAEKRKYSRKYCKFTEAKIDFIDYKDTSLLKYCLSERFKIMPRRLTGTSKKYQEMVEKAIKRARQAALIPYVVDRDDVVTNPFEGL
- the lon gene encoding endopeptidase La, whose translation is MQIYESKMFPAQLPVIVEDELFLYPFMITPLFLSDEENIEALNLALESQSPILVVPTKAQNEGAREFDSIYDAGVIGTVMRRVPLPDGRVKILFQGTSKGRIVSKVSSKPLQAIVDVLHEKRPENTKSDALLTVLREKVRDLAALSHFFPPDLLKTIEESAEPSRVCDLILSSLRLKKKTAYEFFIEENLEQKLLKLIDYVIEEIEANKLQREIKNKVHSRIDKVNKEYFLKEQLKQIQQELGSDTSREEEIEEYRKKLEAKKKFMGEDAYKEIKKQIDKLSRMHPDSADANTTQSYLDWVVEVPFENLANKKLSVQEVAKQLNADHYGLERPKDRIEEYFALRELLQLRGVAGKVNNGAILCFAGPPGVGKTSLANSIAKALKRELVRVALGGLEDVNELRGHRRTYIGAMPGRIVQGLIEARQMNPVVVLDEIDKVGRSFRGDPTAVLLEILDPEQNNKFRDYYLNFNIDLSKVVFVATANDVSAIPPALRDRMEFIELSSYTPQEKFEIAKKYLIPQELKKHGLKPGEVTLGKDVLSLIISDYTRESGVRNLRRRLADIFRKAAKRLLGGEAQKITVTTKNLNEFLEKKVFEIEHADKKPQIGQVNGLAWTSVGGDVLKIEAIRIQGKGGLQITGSLGDVMKESAYIAFSLVKVLIDAKKIKVPAKIIPGLPDDVKDGVKKEPSPSEVYRRYDLHIHVPEGATPKDGPSAGITMVTAIASILTDTKVRSDVAMTGEITLSGRVLPIGGLKEKLIAAHKAGIKTALIPRKNYERDLGDIPQDVKNDMQIIPVDVIEDVLKNAFVAK